The segment TTCTCAGGGGTGTAGATGAATATTGAAAAGAACAGAGGGTGTATGTTGCACCCATCTTTTTCTGCTCCTGAATCACGTGCACATGCACCACAGCTCTGGGGGAGGTGTCATCCAAGGGAACTGTAGTCTGGCCCGGCCACCACGCTGAAGTCTCTGTATGTCTCATCCACTTCTCAATAAGCCATCCCATAAAAACACCCTGTAAAACTTACTGCTGTTGGAGAATGTATATTGTACTTGTTTAAATAGTTAATCCTATTACTTTGCAATTACATGTGGCAAACATGATGATGATCAAAATGTTCCAAGATGGCCAAAGTGTCTGCGTCAACATGCTGTGTTAGTGCAACCCCATGGATTCTGAATGGCCAAATACAATAGCCATGTCATCCCAGGATGGGGCTCCATCAGATGTGTTgatactttttgttttgtgttctgGGCAGTCATTTGAAATAGTTTCTTATCCCCCATTGTGTTGGGCTGGCTTCCTTCTGTTCTGTAGGCAGCTGCTTTACTGATCTTGTTTGctagttgtttgtttgttttgtgtgtggtttttttctttttttttcttttttttctttttttttttttgtattctggAGTTGAGGAATTCTTGATCACCGCCCTGTTAACGCCTTGGTAGTGTTTACAAAATAATGGCACCAGCAAGGTAAAGACTTTATAACCCGGGCTCCTGATAGGTAAATAAGCTTTGTTTGTGAATTACGTATATGAATCCTACAACGATTGTAGCTTATAGAATCCTTTAGAGGCCAGTGATTAAAGATAGACCTTCAAAAATTATTGATGTAACAAAATGTGTGGTTGCATAGGTCTTTATGTATTCCCTTCAAAGATCTCCCTTTTAAAGCTTAGCAACACATGTACTGACTCTtccaaatacattttctgtaatcTAATATAAGTTTGCAAATTAAATATAGATTGTTTTAATAACTTTGTATCTATAAATTGTGGGGATTATGCAGAAACACAGCCACTTGTTTGTGTCATGCCTGGCACAATGAGTGATCATTCTAATTTATTGGCAGAAATAATACTTCAGAgaatatcacattttatttatttttgcatgcCCAACTCAAAGGCTTTTTACAAATTCAAGTCAACAACTGTATTCCTTAAACAGTTAACCCACCAACGAACctgataacaaaaaaaaaaatctgtttttaagaCCCTCAACTGATTTGAGACTCGtgattcctttttaaaaaagggtTGAGACTGGCTCCTAACTTTGCATGTACTGGAGAAAGGTGGGTTTGGATTAAAGGGAGGTGTCTGCTTGTCAGAGGAAAGCCAGAGGAAAAACTACATGTTAGATACTCGGGAGGAGGATATCTGAGGTGAGAACAATTGATTATATGCTCCTTTGCTCACCATGTCGTTGGTCTTTTATATTATGCTACCGTTGTCTATCGGCTTTTAATTTCAGTACATTGTGGCAGATTAACAAGGGCAGGTGCTGATATTAAGACTGGGCCCTCTATTTGAATGAGGTGCAAATGTTTTTGACATGGAGAACCTATAAGGAcctaaatgaagcacatgctgCAGGCACTGAACTGGTTCTTTTCGGTGTCGACGtctgtttaattaatttaaagtcTGATATTTAAACTCCTTTTCTTCTCAATCATTTGCACGTTAATGGGAAGGTTctgatattttcattaaaacaaaactgatgtGCCTATTTGTACATTGAAAGGGATATTGGTCGCTGGAATGATTCTTCCTTTCCATATTGGCCACAAATTTCTAGATTTCAGTGTCTGCAATgtgggacaaaatccacagtcctggttctgtgtaaaatcagtttaaaatgaatataaGGCTTTGCCAGAGTCAGTCAAATCAAGTGTGTATCTTCCAAAGTTAGTCTTTACAGCAAAATCATGCTTCCACTGTGTTTCTTTGCAGAGCTGTGGCAGAGGGATAGTGACACAAAGCAGTGAGTTGGTATTATAAAGAGTAATTCTGGAAGATAAACCCTTGATTTGTATAACTCAGACTGCCAATGCCTCATTCACTTAAGCtgaaaaatgtaactttacaCTGAACTAATGCTGGATTATGTTCCACATCACAAGATGAAGGTCTCTTTGTGGCCAATATGGATAGGAGGAAGAATTACAGCAACCAATCATCCTTACTGGCATGTCACTGAGACATTTGAACCCattctttaatattttacactttacagcgttatttattttaacataagATGTATGGGGGGGACATACACCAATATATTGAAATTATCGCTAGGCCTCCGAGTTAACCATAAACACGATTCCTTTTAATTCTTAGCAACTTGCTTGATTACAGTCCCACTGCTAATTGGCGCTTGCCAGTTGATTGAGTGGTGACAGTCCAGCTGCATATGCTGCCTGTGTTGTTCTCTCGCGTGTGCTTGCACACTTGGTCTGGGGCATAAGGGTGTTAATGGATTACTGAAAGGTGTTgactcaggtgtgtgtgtgtctgagggtAGCACAGCGCGCACAGTGTATTGGGATCTAGTTGAGACACCAGCCTCAAGGTCCCATTCCTCTCTCATGCTCCCTCTGCCACTACTCTGTGATCTGTCTCCTGTTTTCTTACCTTTGCTTCATCCTGTTACTACCTCACCCTTGCACATTAGCGGGCGCCATTTATCCTCTGCCTCTGGTTTCTCTTTGCAATGTCCCCTCTCTGCGTTGCTTAACAGTCATCTACCCTCAACATGGATATCGGAGGACTGACCACAGTGGTAGCAAATTCTGCTTACATCAATGCTCGTGGGAGCATCGATGGCTCTAACCCAGCAGCGGCCCGGGATAAGAAGTATCATTCTCGCCTCAAACTGCCCCACATCACTGTGTGTGAGGGCCTGAGGGACACCCTGGATTTGGCCTTTGACTCAGTCTGCGTGGAGCAGCCTATTGGCAAACGCCTCTTTAGGGAATTCTTGAATGCTAATCAAGAGTATCATGGGGCTTGCCGTTTGTGGAAAGACATCGAGGACTATGACATGGCGGAGGATTCTGAAAGGGTGAAGAAGGCCTCAAAGATTGTCCAGCGTTACATGGACCCCTCTGCCAAACACTACTGCCCGTTCCTGCCTGAGGACATCATAGTGAAGGTGAAGGAAGGCCAGGAGGCTGTAGCCGATGATTTGTTTGCTGCAGCATTGACCACGACGTTGGACTATCTGCGGGCCGCCCCCTACACTTTCTTCCTGGAGAGCATGTATCTGAAGAGGTTCCTGCAGTGGAAGTGGCTGGAGATGCAGCCCATGGATGCAGACTGGTTCCTAGATTTCCGTGTGCTGGGGAAAGGTGGGTTTGGGGAAGTGTCTGCCTGTCAGACGAAAGCCACAGGAAAACTGTATGCCTGTAAGAAACTCAACAAGAAGAGACTGAAGAAGAGGAAAGGCTATGAGGTGAGAGAACAGTTGTCACTCTTAATAATATGCTCCCTTTATTCTTTTGCAGCATAGTTTCGTGTCTGTCAGTCTTTTTATTAGACATAGTTTTAAAACGCACTGCACATTGATTCTGTTTTTATCAGCTGTGCCCATACATATTTAAGATGGAGGACAAACTGAAACCCATGCTGCAGGGTTTGGGCACTTCACAGTTTGAAATgccaaatgttttcagtgtttacatttttgttaataACCCTGCAGCAAATGGAAGTTCTCTGAATCAGTGAAATCGTAATATATTCAAAGTAAAGTAGGTTTCTAATGTGGGAATGATTTTGATGGTCAGAATGCATGAGTACAGTATTATCACATTTCCTTGCATGAGATTTCAGGGAAACAAAGACCTTTTAAGTGTGATGCATGTAGTGACTTGATTAAAAAAGGTATTTTGGCTAGCTTTATGCTCCAGAGAAAGTGCCCTGCGCTGAGCAGACTGCGATGGTGCTAATCATCTTTGTCCCTGCCTCTGTCTCATTTGGCTTTAGCCTGCAGTATTAAACAACTGAGACAGGGATAGAGTGATTACTGGGAGCTTTTGTGGAAAGCCCTTCTGAATGGAACTTCTTGGCACAGTTATATCTTGCCCTTGATTTGTCTGAGGTCATTCTTTGAAATTCACTTTAATGCCTTTCAGCACATTTCACTTCACCCCGATGGAAGAAAAGgccctgtagttttgtttttctcttttaaaaaatgtcaatgcacctattgtttttcaaaattgtCTATCCTAACTTTCTCCTGTAGGGGGCGATGGTTGAGAAGAGGATTCTTGCGAGGGTTCACAGTCGCTTCATTGTGTCATTGGCGTACGCCTTCCAGACAAAGGAAGAACTTTGTCTGGTCATGACCATCATGAATGGAGGAGACCTCAAGTAACTTCACATTCTGACTCTCTCTATTTCAAAGTACAAACATGTACAGACTCACGGAAGAAACAGACATTCCTCATCCCTTCACTACAGTGTTGCTGTTTTAATTACATTCTATGTAATTTGGTTAGATAGAACAATATTCCTCCACAACACCTTTTCAATAACTAGACTGCCAACAGAAGGAGTGCAGTTGACCAAAAGGCTGATTTGACAGCGATGTAATAAGTCAGCTATGACACTAGATAGGAATAAATTTTGCGATTGCCCAAATGGGCCACAATTCATCCCTGACTGACAGTTCCTAACTATATCGTCTTTACAGTGGGATGGATTATATGTAATGGCATGCGCATTTGGTTGCTTTTAACAGCTTAAGTGTTGTATGTTTGTAGACATACGCATGTGGAAACAGCATGTCAATCAGTTACAGTATCTCAGTAACGTTCATGAGAGAAGGCGCATGTTATTGAAGAGACACTTGACTGCAGGCTTTATGCAAATTATAGAAGTTATTCTCAAGAGACACAGGGCCAGGACTTCATTTTGATCACAAGAATATCCCTGGGTGGTTCCTTTTAAAAAGCACCGTTGTAAGGGAGATTTgtagattaaaaacaaaagtgcagcATAATTACAACAGCAGAATGGTAGTATGCGTAATTGACATTTGTAAAACCCTTGTATCAATAACATATTGGCAACCTGTATATATGTAATACTGCAAATATATACCGATAATGTACCTTTTCATACACAATGGAGCAAAACCTCACCTGTTCTGTGTTCCCTGAAGGTACCATATCTACCTGGTGGATGAGAACAACCCAGGGTTTGATGAGCCCAGAGCCTGTTTTTACATTGCTCAGATCATCCAAGGCTTGGAGCACCTCCACCAGAAAAGAATCATCTACAGAGATCTCAAACCAGAAAATGTGCTGCTAGATAATGATGGTAATCATTTTGAGCCAAACACTAGGGGTAAAAATGCCATTGTCCATGTGCAATTAATAGCTAAATAGATGTATGTACATTGTCCACCAGGGAACGTGCGCATATCTGACCTGGGTCTTGCTGTGGAGctaaaagaaggaaaaacaatGACCAAAGGATATGCTGGGACACCAGGTGGGTCTCATTTGTATCTATTAAGCAGTTACTaatatttgaactcaactgtcaaacaaatatagaCCTCTCTCTCCCaatgcccccctccccccatccGTCGTGTGTACTAGCACTAATGTCCCCTGTTCCTGATTTGCTGGAACAATGTTGCgtggcaaggtccacaccactttctttgttttccatttgcaGACCCCGGGCTGTCTAAGACAACTAGAGTTTTTTTCAtaacacacaaaacagtgaGCTAACAAACCGCGAAGGAATATTTGCTAAATTTAACgaaaagtgtattggattacaatcactACACTGTACCTTTATTTCacttaaattgtatttatatagttCCTTAagttttcatatagagcaggtctagaccatactctttataatcagatttttcttttggtACTTGCAGGCTACATGTCTCCAGAGATGCTGAAAGGAGAGAAGTATGACTATTCTGTCGACTACTTCACTCTGGGAGTGACACTGTTTGAGTTCATGGCTGCTAAGAACCCATTCAGAAACAGGGGGGAAAAGGTTAGTGGCCTTTTATCAAACCTTGAGGCTTTAttctttaaacaaaatggcTAACTTTGAGAACTAAATGAGGGGATGACAGTTAAGAATACTTGTCTCCTGTTTAGGTTGAACGTGAGGAGATGAAAGAGCGCATGCTGACCCGGGTGGTGGAATATCCAGAGAATTTCAGTGCGAATGCAAAGTCCCTCTGTGATGGCCTTCTAGCCAAAGAAGTAAATCAGAGGATGGGTTTTAAGAATGAATGCTGCGATGAGATCAGAGCGCACCCATTTTTCAGTGGCATCAACTGGAGGAAACTGAATGCAGGTACCACCTTTCTGATCTTGTTCAGGGTTGTGTCTCACTTCAAgaagtttaaataaacattggTATGAATAAGcactttttccaaaataaaaaagcataTTGATGAGATTTTAATTTCTATTTCTCACATCAGGTATTCTACCTCCTCCTTTTGTCCCTGACCCTAAAGTGGTGTACGCTAAAAGTCTGGATGACGTTGGGGCTTTCTCCTCAGTGAAGGGAGTGACCTTGGATGATCCTGACA is part of the Micropterus dolomieu isolate WLL.071019.BEF.003 ecotype Adirondacks linkage group LG07, ASM2129224v1, whole genome shotgun sequence genome and harbors:
- the LOC123973301 gene encoding rhodopsin kinase GRK1-like, with product MDIGGLTTVVANSAYINARGSIDGSNPAAARDKKYHSRLKLPHITVCEGLRDTLDLAFDSVCVEQPIGKRLFREFLNANQEYHGACRLWKDIEDYDMAEDSERVKKASKIVQRYMDPSAKHYCPFLPEDIIVKVKEGQEAVADDLFAAALTTTLDYLRAAPYTFFLESMYLKRFLQWKWLEMQPMDADWFLDFRVLGKGGFGEVSACQTKATGKLYACKKLNKKRLKKRKGYEGAMVEKRILARVHSRFIVSLAYAFQTKEELCLVMTIMNGGDLKYHIYLVDENNPGFDEPRACFYIAQIIQGLEHLHQKRIIYRDLKPENVLLDNDGNVRISDLGLAVELKEGKTMTKGYAGTPGYMSPEMLKGEKYDYSVDYFTLGVTLFEFMAAKNPFRNRGEKVEREEMKERMLTRVVEYPENFSANAKSLCDGLLAKEVNQRMGFKNECCDEIRAHPFFSGINWRKLNAGILPPPFVPDPKVVYAKSLDDVGAFSSVKGVTLDDPDKTFFDEFSSGNIPIPWQEEMIDMGIYGELNVWGPEGSIPNDLRRESILEQPKSSTCCIS